Below is a window of Pseudarthrobacter equi DNA.
TTTGTTGTCGGCACCGCTTTCCACCACGGGGCAGAGCATGGGAGCGTCGAAAATGCAGTGCTGGATTTCGGGCCGGAGTTCTCCGCCCACTGGCTGGGTGAGCCATTTCTGGGTGGCGCCGGCCTGCGCCATTTTGTCCATGAAGTGCCACCCGGGTCCCGGCAGGGTGCTGACGGCGAAGGAGTCGTCGTGGTAGCCCACGTTCAGGCTGCTGTTGGCGGCGTCCGGGTACCTGACCTGGAGCTTGGTTTTGGTGAAGGCCTTCGTGTAGGCCTGCAGCACGCGCTGCTGGGAGGCCGGCGATGCGAGCCAGTTCTCGGCGGAGGCCCACCCGTCGTGAGGGTAGGTGTGCCATTCGCCCCAGAAGCCCAGGAGGCCCATTTGGATGAACCCGATCCGCGGATCGCCGTTGTAGCGGGACCCCAGGGCGGCGATGAAACCGTCCATGGCGTCCAGCAGGCGGGGGTCGTCGTAGTTCGGGGAGACGCTGATCCCGCCGTTGCCGTGGTCCCAGTAGGCGTGGGTGGCGAGGCCGGAATTCAGGAGGTATGCGGGGACGCCGGAGGGCTTCCCCGGATAGTCCAGGTAGAACCTGAAGACCGACTGGTGGCCGCGCGCGGCGATGGCGTTCAGCTGTGCTTCGAAACCTGACCAGTTGTATGTGCCCGGTCCCGTCACTACGGAGCTGACCGGCACGTAGAACCACTCCATGGAATGGGGCACCCCGTTATAACTGCCGGCGTACGGAACGAAACCTGCAAGGGGACTGCTCGCCGGGACAGGTCCGGCGGCCAGCGAAACCCACTCACCCGCCGGATCCGCTGCTTCGGCCGGAGAAACCGCTGATCTGGAAGGAACGATTAATAACACCGCAGCCACCAGGCATGACACAACAACAGCAAGCACAAGCCGCCAGTGGCTTGCTAATCCGCGCGAACGAAACCCCAAAGTATTCAATTGCATTTCCCCCTGAGACCCGGTGCAAGCACCAACTGAGACCAAGCAGTGAAAAACATCTATGAGACCAGGAACTGCAGACGCCACTCCCAATGGCGCTTCACACTCAGTACTTCGCACTGATCCTAAGGCCAAAAGCACCAGCCCCCTCAGGGATTTCCATAACTCTTTTCGAAACTTTTGTGCTGAAAAGCCACCCCTACCCCAAGGCAGTACGCATGACCCCCATGACATCCCCGTCCCACGAGTTCACCACCCGGCCGGTAAGGACGCTTCCCGCCCAGACAGCCCAGGCCGAGCGCCCCTTGGTGGACCACCTGGTCCTCGAACGGCTGAGAGAGGAACTGGAGGATGACCGGGGCTATACCCGCGTCTTCGTCGCCGACTTCGTCCGCTGCCTCCCCGGACGGATAGAACGGCTGCGCCATGCCCTCACTACCGGGGACTGGGCGGGCTCCTTTGACACTGTGCTGAGCTTGAAGACCTCCAGCCAAATGGTGGGCGCGGAGCAACTGGCCTCCCTGGCCGCGGACCTCGAGGCAGAATTGCGCAGCGACGCCACCACGGCGAACCTGCCGGATGCACTGCCGCAGCTCGCAGCAGCATTTCTCGCACCGATCCTCCGCTGCAGCACACGAACCAGGGACAGCCTCGCGTCCCGGTATCCGGTCCCGTTCCGCCGCTGAAATGCCGGGGAATTCCAGGTCATTCTTCTTCCGAGAGCTCGCCTGACACGAGGATCTGTATACCGCGCCCCGATTCACGGCATTGAAGTTGCTTCCCAATGCCTACACTGGGAGACGATTTGTAAATGTGAGCTGGCTTACGGCAGGGGTTGTGGAGGGCATGGCGGCGAAGGACGGCCGGGCAGAACCGGTGGAGCTGGACGACATCGACAGGAGCATCATCGCGGAGCTCACCCGGGACGGCCGGATGTCCGTGACGCAGGTGGCGGAGAACGTCCACATCTCCCGGGCGCATGCGTACACCCGCATCAACCGGCTCACCTCGGACGGGGTGCTGTCCCGGTTCACGGCCGTGGTGGACCCCATCAAGGCCGGGCTGAAGTCCTCCGCGTACGTGACGCTCAAGCTCAAGCAGGACTCGTGGCGGGAACTGCGCGACCAGCTCGGCGCCATCCCCGAGGTGCACCACATCGCCCTGGTGGGCGGCGACTTCGATGTCATCCTCCTGGTCCGCGCCGTGGACAACATCGACCTCCGCCGGGTCATCTTCGACCAGCTGCAGTCCATGCCCGGCGTGCTGGACACCCAGACTTTCCTGGTGTTTGAGGACGTGGACACCCGCTAGGCAAGCTCCTGCGCCCACGGCTCCGGGGTGCTACCTGCTCGCCCCCGGAGCCCAACAACGGCGGGACGCGGGAGCCGGCGGGCCGATTCGAGTACTGCAGAAAGCGCGAGTAGGCGGACCCAAAAATCAAGTACCTCTGCTGGACCGCGCCCAAATAATCGCGTACCGGTACGTGTTGTTGAGCCCGTGGGCGCCCGGCAAATATTGGGTCATCGATCCACCGGAAGGCACCTGGATGGGAGCCACCAATGGGGGAACGGGTTCTCAATCACTTTTACAAGGAGTCTTTCCATGCGCCCTATGACCAAGAAGAACAAAGTCGCCGCTGTTGCCCTGTCCGCTGCCCTGCTGGCAGCCGGTGGCGGTGCCGCGTACGCCTACTGGAGCACCACCGGCTCGGGTAACGGATCCGCTGCCGCGTCGTCCGGCACCTCCCCCGTCACCATCAACGTGACCGTTGACGCCGGTGTCGCCCCGGGCACCCCGAAGACGATTACCTACACGGCCACCAACCCCAACAGCAGCAGCACCCCGGTGACCCTGGCCAAGCCGGTTGTCACCACCAGCAACGCGGGATGCCTCCCGGCATGGTTCGACGCCACCGCCCCAACCGGAACCACCACGGTCCTCGGCAACGCCAGCGGCACGGCCCTGGGCACCGGAACCCTGACTCTCAACGATGATCCGGCAGTCAACCAGGATGCCTGCAAGGGCGCCACCATCACGGTGACCGTCGCCAGCAACTAACAAGCGAGCGGGCCGGGGATGGGTGAAAACCCCGTCCCCGGCTTGCCGTCATTTGCACCAAATGGGAAGGGGCACGGGGTGCACAATCAGGATGGACGGCCACGGCGCCGCAAGCGGGCAGCGTTCAAGGGGGCGTTGATCGCGCTGGCGCTGCTGCTCGGCAGCGCGGGCGCGCTCATCGCAGCCTCCAACAACCCAAAGCCGGGCATCACCGTACAGGTCTCCCCCGCCAGCCAGTCCGTCCAACAGGGCCAGTCCGCCGCCTACACGGTGACTGTCACGTCCACCGGCGGTTTCAGCGGCGCGGTGAATCTGGCCGCGGCGGGGCTGCCGGCAGGCACAAGCGGCGCATTCACGCCGCAGTCCATAACGCTGGCCTCCGGTACCACGGCGACCGCCACCCTGAACGCCGCCACCGCCACCAGCACGCCGGCCGGCACCAGCCCGGTCACCATCACCGGCACCAGCGGCAAGGTCTCCGGCAATGTCGATGCCAGCCTCACCGTGAACTACAAGATGACCAGCGCCTTCTCCGTGGCAGCCACGCCGGATTCCGTGACCATCCCGCCCGGAGCCACCGCGGTATACAGCCTGCAATTGGCCCGCAACAACTTCAGCGGCCCGGTCAGCTTCAGCGTCCTCGGCGGCCTCCCGGCCGGCGCCACCGCCCAGTTCTCACCCAATCCCGCCACCGGCAGTTCCACTACCCTTCAAGTGGCCACCACCGCAGCTTCCCCCACGGGGACGTCCAGCCTCTACCTGGTGGGAACCGGCAAGGACTCCAGCGGGAAAGTGCAGTACGCGTACGCCAACGTCCAGCTGGTCCTGGACTCCACGGTCAAACAATTCATCATCTCCGGGAAGGTGCCCGGCACCCTCTCCCCCGGCACGTCAGCGGCCCTGGACCTACAGATCAGCAACCCCATCAACAAGTCGCTGTCGCTGACCAACCTGTCCGTCGCCGTCACGGGCGTCACCCGTAGCGCCGACGCCGTGGCGAGGAAGCTGCCCTGCACGGCGGCCGACTTCGCTGTCGCCCAGTTCAGCGGGCCCTATCCGCTGACCGTCCCGGCCGCCGGCGGAACCCTGTCCGGACTCCGCGTGGCGCAGTCCGCCTGGCCGCAGGTGGGAATGCTGGACACATCCGCCAACCAGGATGGCTGCAAAGGTGCACTCCTCCAGCTTGCTTACTCGGGATCAGGACAGGGGAACTGAAATGCCCACCACCGCAAAGCGCCTCAAAACGGCGGCTCTCGCCGGGCTCCTGATAACCGCCGGCGCAGGAACGGCCTACGCCTACTGGACCGCCACGGGAACCGGCGGCGGGTCCGCAGCGGCCGCCGCCATGCAAACCGTCGCCGTGAACGCCCTCGTGGCCGGCGACAACCCCAAGAATGCGCTCTATCCGGGCGGCAGCGCCGACGTCGTCCTCCGGCTCACCAACCCGAACCCGTATGCGGTGCAGGTCTACCGCGTCACCGGCACGGGCCCCGCGGCGGCCGACGCCGCCCATTCCGGCTGCACCACTACCGGCGTCACCTTCGCCGCGCCGGCCGCACCGCTCTCCCCAGCAACCTCCGTTGCCGCGAACTCGTCGGCACTCATTACCCTCCCCGGAGCGGCCGCCATGGACACCACCTCGCTCGCAGCCTGCCAGGGCGCAACCTTCAGCCTTCCCGTGACGGTGGAGGTGCGCAAATGAGCCTCGCAACGCTTATCCCGGCGCTGCTGCGGGGCCGTCCGTCACGGAAGCTGACGGTGGTCTGGGTTGCCACTGCGCTCCTGTTGCTGCTCGGCACTGGCTCAGCGGCCTACGCGTTCTGGGCTTCCACCACCAGCAGCAGCAACGCCGCCGCAGCCGCCGATGCCCTGACGCCGGGTTCCAAACCGGCGGTGTCCGCCAGCGGCTCGTCGCTGTCCGTCACGTGGGCAGGCGGGACCACCGTCAACGGGCGGGCCGCCACGGGCTACACCGTTACCCGCTACGCGGTGGCCTCGGGCGGCGCCGGCATCCCGGCCACCGGCGGATGCGCCGGTACGGTGACCACCCTCAGCTGCACGGAACAGAACGTCCAGGGCGGGATCTGGTACTACACGGTCACGCCGGCCATCGCCCTGTGGACCGGCGTCGAGAGCCCCCGCAGCAACGGCACCAGCAATGACGCGAGCGCGCCCGTGGCCACCGTTTCGGGCATCTCGCCCACGCCCAACACAGCCGGATGGAACAGCTCCAGCCCCGTCACGGTGAGCATCACGGCCGGCGACGGCGCGTCCGGTTCCGGCGTCGCCTCCATCTCGTACGCGGTCGACGGCGGTGCGCAGCAGACGGTGGGCGCCGCCGTCGCCAGCATCCTGGTCAGCGGGGACGGGACGCACATCGTGTCCTATTTCGCTACGGACAAAGTGGGTAACGCCGGTACCGTCCAGAGCCAGACCGTGCGGATCGATACGCAGGCGCCGGCCGCACCCGGCCTGACGGTGCCCGCATTCGCGAACTCGGCCAACGTTGCCGCGGTGCCGGTTTCCGGCACAACGGAATCGGGGGCAAAGATCACGCTGACGGCCGCCGACACGGGGGCGGCCCATTCCGCGACCCCCGTGACAGCCACGGCGGACGGCGGCGGCAACTGGTCCGCCACGCTGAACCTCAGCAGCCTTGACCAGGGTGCCGTCGCTTTCTCGGCCACGGCAACCGACGCCGCTGGCAATGTCAGCGCTGCAAAGACTGCCTCGAGCGTGAAGGAAACAGTGGCCCCTGCGGCGGCACAGTCCCTGGGCGTCCCGGCCTACGTGAACATCTCCACCGCAAGCTCGGCACAGATTTCGGGGACCGCGGAAACCGGGGCAACAGTGAAGATTTCCGCCACCAGCCCGGGCTCGGCCCAGCCTGTCACGGGCACCGCCACGGCCATCGGCGGCAACTGGTCCGCAAACCTCAACCTCAGTTCGCTCAGGGACGGCACCGTGACCTACACGGTCACCGTCACTGACGCTGCAGGCAACACCGGCACGGCTGCCACCGCCACTAGTACGAAGGACACCGTGGCGCCGGTCCTCAGGCTCGATACGCCGCCGAACATCCTTGCATCCACCGTCACGGGTTACGCAGTGAGTGGCACCAGCGACTCCGGTTCAGCGGTAAGTGTGACTGTAACGGACGCCGCCACCAGCATCCCCGCCACAGCGTCCGGCGCAACGTGGAATACCGGGCCACTGAACCTGTCCGCCCTCAAGGACACTTCCAGCACGGCGCCGGTCGTGGCACTCACCATCACGGCAACCACCACGGACGCCGCCGGCAACAGCACCACCGTGACGTCGGCGGTCACCAAGGACACCAAGGCGCCAACCGTCGATGTCACATTGCAGAACGCCGGAGGAACCCTGGGCAAAGCCGAACAGGGCGATACGCTGACAATCCAGTTCTCTGAAGCAATGGAGTCCAGCAAGATCTGCTCCACCTGGACCAACAGCGCGCAAACGTTGAGCGGCAACAACAACGTGGTTGTCAACATCAGCACATCCAATGTCCTGACGGTGACCAGCACAAGCTGCACGCTGAATCTCGGCTCAATCACCCTCGGAGCCAACGCCAAGTACGGTTCAGCCGGTGCCCTCAGCTTCAACGGCAACGGCAACGCAAGCAATATGAGCACCGTTACCTGGGACGGGTCCACCACCCTGACCATCAAGCTTGGCAAGTCCACCGGCGGAACCTCCGGGACCACCACCACGCCGGACGTGCCCGTCTACACCGCGGGTACGGGACTCACCGATGCGGCCGGAAATGCTCTCGGGACGGGTCCCTTCAACGGCACATCATCGAGGTTCTAACCTCGCTCACCCAAACAAGATGGCCCTGCAGCCCGGCGGACTGCAGGGCCATCTGGTTTAACCGGGGCGCGGTCTGCGTGTGGATGCGCCGCCCAACCCGGCGTTGACTGGGGGTCGTAACCAGATTCGATGCGCAGCGAAAACAGCCCAGCCAGCCGAAGGGTCAGCCGCCGGTCGTCGGTGCCGGCGCTACCGTTTCCCCAGCACCCGACCCCACAGTGGGTGCAGGCGTCGCGTTGTCCACGGACGACGTCGGCTGGCCACCTCCCGCAGGCTGGCTCGCCGGAGCAGTGGGCACGGGAGTTGCGGCCGGGCCGGGGGCGAACGTTTCGGCAGGTGCACCAGCCGGAACTGTGGGCCGCCCGTCCGGGGCAGAAGAAGACGTCGGGACAGAGGACGGGCCGCCACTGGGACCGGCGGAGGGCGGAGTGGTGGCAACAGAGGTGCCGTCCGCAGCCGGGGATCCCTTCACGATGGCCGTGATCTGCTCCTTGAAGCCGTTGAGGGTGGCCTGGATTTCGGAGAGCGGGACGTCGCGGATGTTCCGGCCGTACTCGGCAATCTTCAACCACAGCGCCTCAAGCTGCTGCTTGCTGTCGCCGTCCAGCGGCCCGTCGAGGGTCAGCACCAGCTGGCTGGCCAGGGCGTACGTGAGGCAGTCCAGGCAGTTGTAGTTGGCCGCCGCCGACAGGTTCTCCGGCACAATCACATCCGTCTGACCCACCACCAGGACCACCTGGAACCCCACGGCCACGGCGGCGCAGCCCGAGCAGTTGGCGAACGCGTACGCCTCGTTGGCAGTGGTGACGGGAGCCCCGTCCTCCGCCCACACCAGCGCGAACGCCACACTGTAGGCAACGGAACCGTCCGTGGTGTTGACGGCGAGCGCCTGGTTCCCATCAGCTTCGGGGGCGGCGGGCCGGTCGAACGGGAACACCCAGGACGGCGCAGCGGGCGCGGCGGCCGCAGTGCCGCCAGCGGCACCAGCAGCGCCACCAGCCCCAGCACCCACCGGCACCAGCACCATGCTCAGCTGCGGGTTGTCCCGCGTGGGCTTCGTGGCACCGGCCGGCCACAACGCCACCGTCTGCCCGGTGCCGCCCTCACGCAGTTCCCCGCGCTCACGGACGGGAAGGATGGCGCGCGTGGCGTCCCCCAGCGTCCCGCGTTCGTACGCCTGCACCGGACGGTACGTCCCGCCGTCGGGCCACCATGCCCAGGCGAGGCCGCCCAGCAAAACCGCGACGGCGGTCATGGCCGCGGTGCGCTGCAGCGCCTTGCCGCGGGTCTTCTTCCACAGCCCGGTGACCAGCTGCCGCAGCAGCCGCACCACGATGTACAGCAGGCCCAGTACCGGGATGGCCACAATGACAATTGCCACTCCCCGGACGGCTGCGCCCAAAACGTCCCCATCGGCGAGCGACGCCAGCAGCATCTCCTGCTGCTTGCCCACACTCGCCCAGCCCGTGGCCAGCAGCCGCGGCAGGGACAGCACCATCATCACCATGCTGAACAGCAGCACCGGGACGGTCACCAGCACCCATACGGTCACCACGGCCCGCGCCCACGGCTTGAGCACCTTGCTTTCGGGGTTCCCCCACCGCCAGGGCAGGATCCCCAGAAGGGTGGGCTTGATGCGCTGGAAGAGGTCCGGGACGCCGGTGGCGTCGGCCAGGATGTGGTAGCCGTCGTACTTCACCAGCGGGATCAGCTGGCGGACCATCTGCAGGATCTGCGTGACCACCACAAGCAGCAGCGCGTCGAAGCCGGTGGCCCACCACACCCCCATGATGGCCACGGCAACGATGGCGTTGAAGTACAGCCCGCCCAGGTCCGTGCGGATCCTGCCGCCGCGGCCCAGCCGGTAGGAATCGGTGACGTCGGTGAAGAACGCCGGCCACAGCAGGTACAGCCCGGCGCCCATGGCCCCCGGCGTTGCACCGCCCTTTCGTGTGGCGGCGGCGTGGCCGAATTCGTGGAATCCCGCGGACAGGATGGTGACGGCGAGGATCAGCAGCAGGAGGGCGGGCTGTTCGAACGCCTCATGCGTGGCCGAGCCCAGGCCCTTGACCATTAGCACCCACCAGCACGAGGCCAGGAACGCAGCCGCCACGGCCACCACCAGCAGCGGGTGGAACAGCACGGCGAACGGGGCGGTGATCCTGCGGGTGCGCTCGGGATCGGACACGATGTAGCGGAACCGCAGGCCCAGCAGCGGGTTCGACTTCCTGACCTCCGGCTGGCTGCCGTCCGCGAGCCGGAGCACGCCCATCGGCAGCAGTTGCGAGTCCATCAGGGTCCGCACGTTGTCCGCGCTGACCAGCCGGCCGGAGCCTTCGCTGACGTGCCGGGCGATGCCCTCAAGGTCCTGCGTCCCGTCGGCGGCCTCCAGCACCAGGTACAGGAGCCTGGTCAGCTGCAGGGTCTGGCCGTCGGCGCGACGCACCAGGGCGGGCGGTTCGCGGTAGCCGGACCCCTCCGCGGTGCCCAGCAGCTGGACGCCGTCAGCGCGGGCGGGAAGGTGGGCTCCCGCCGTCGTCGTCTGGCCCGGCGGTTCCTGGGCAACGGTAACGCGCGACGGCGGCCGGCCCGCCTCGGGAGGCGGGCCGCCGTGGGTCTGGGTCATGTTGGCTTACTGCTGCAGGTCGGACGTCTGGCCGGCGTTTGCGTCCGCGGTGCCGTCAATGTGCTGCGAGATGGTGGCGCTCTGGTCCGAGATGGCGTACGCCTGGCTGTCGATGGAGCCGACGTTCGCGGCCACAGCGGCGTCGATGGGCGCGGCCACGTTGGCGTTCGCTGCTACGGCACCGTTGATGGGGGCGGCGATGGCGGCGTCGGCGTCCAGGTTGACGTCCACGTTCAGCAGGTTGCCGTTGAGGGCACCCGCGGCATCGGTCACGGCATCGGTGCCGGGCAGTGCGGAGACGGCATCTGCGGCGCCGTCCGTGGTGCCGGCGTCGGTGGTGCCCGTGCCGGCGGCGGTGTCAGTTGCGCCGTCGCCCTGCCCGATCACGCTGTCCTGCTGGGATTCGGCGTTGGCGTCAGCGGTGATGCCCTGGTCAATGGCGGCGTCCTGGGTGGACAGCGCCTGCGCGTCCGAACCGTAGGAGAGGATGTTGGCCGAGGCTGCGGCGTCGATGGGTGCAGCCACGTTGGCGTTGGCGGCGACTGCCAGGTCGATGGGTGCGGCGGCGTTGATGCCCAGATCCAGGTCCGCGTTCAGGTCCAGGACTGATGCCACTTCCTTGTCCGGCAGTGCGGTGGCCTGCTCCTGCAGCAGTTCTTCGTCAGTGAGGGGACGCATCTGGTTGTCCATGCTTGAAAAACCTCCGGTGCAGCGCGGGTGCTCTGCCCCCAGCGGGCAGCCCGCGCTCCACAATACTAAGCATGATTAGCAGTTTTGCGAAGGGAAGCTGGTTATCGACGCGCAAATTCGCCTTCGCGGCCCGGATAGAGGGGGCGTCAACGGACCTGAGCAGCGAAAACACATATGCGCAGCGAAAACGGACAGGTGCGGCGAGAACGAACCTGCGCAGCAGAAGCGGCGCGCAGTGGCCCCAGTTGAGCACAACCTGAGGGACTACCGGGAAGTTGAAGAAGTCTTGAACTTTTCTTGTCAGTGATGCCCGGTTGGCCTTGAAACTGCGGCGGCAAAGTTGTTGTTGTCAGCCGATGGGGCTGGCAAACAGTCCGCAGGCCGCACCGGCCGGCCATCACGAACGGATCACCATCATGGGTCTCAACCTCAAGTCCACCACCGGCAAGGTCCTCGCTTCCACCGCCCTGGTTGCCGCCGCAGCGTCCGTTGCAGGCCTGGGTACCTACGGTGCCTTCACCTCCACCACCAGCGCCAGCGAGACGGTAGCATCCGGCACCGTGAACGTGGCCCTCGGCGCCACCGGCGCAGCGAACCGCCTGAGCGTCGCGGCAAGCGGCCTGGTTGCCGGCGACACCGTCCAGCGCGCCGTAACCCTCTCCAACACGGGCAACCAGAACCTCTCCGCCATCACCCTGACCACGGCAGCGTCGCCGTCCTCGAAGCTGGACACGGACACCGTGAACGGCCTCCAGCTGACCGTCGATGCCTGCTCCGTCCCGTGGACCGAAGCCGGCACCTCCCCCGCCTTCACCTACACCTGCTCCGGCACGGTCACCCAGGTCCTCGCTCCCCGCGCCGCCGTGGGTGCCAACATGGCCCTGGCCGGCCTGAACTCCGTGACCTCGGCCGCTGCTGACAACCTCCGCGTCACCGTGACGCTGCCGTCCTCCGCGGACAACACCTTCCAGGGCCTGTCCAGCACCGTCGGCTTCAGCTTCACCGGCACCCAGCGCACCGCCACCAGCAAGTAACCAGTTCCGCCACCAGCCGTTCCGCACGGCGGCGCGGATGCCCAGGCATCCGCGCCGCGGAATCAAGAACCAACACCAGACCTGAACCGAGGGCATCATGACCACGCAGACACAGTCCTACCCCGGACGGCGACGCGCCGCCACCACACCCTCGTACCCCACCGCTGCTGCAATTACCCGGGCCGCGAAGCGCACCGCCAAACTGGCCGGCAAGGTCCTGATGGTCGGCATCATGGTGGTGGCAACAGCAGCCTTCCTGTTCCTCGCGGTAGGCCCCCGGGTGTTCGGCTACCAGACCTCAACCATGCTCACCGGCTCTATGTCGCCACTGATCAACCCGGGTGACGTAGTGGTCAGCGTCCCCACCCCTGTCACTGACCTCAAGGTGGGCGACATCGTCACGTACCACATCCCCGTAGAGGACCAGCGGATCGAGACACACCGCATCACCGACGTGACCCACGCCGGCACCTCCACCACCATCCAGACCAAGGGCGATGCCAACAACGGCGCGGACCCCTGGACCGCCACCATGGCCGAGGACCACGCCTTCACCACCGTGGCCGTCATCCCGCACCTGGGCGATGCCATCCGTGCCCTCCGCTCCCCCGTGGTGGGCAAAGTTCTCCTCTACGGCGCCCCGGCCGTTCTGGTCCTCCTGCTGCTGACCAGCATCTGGTCAAAGCCCAAAGAATCCACCGGTTCCGCCAAAGGCACGGCAGTTCCCGCTACCATCCCCTCATGACCAAAGTTCCTGCTGGCGGCCCGGAGCGTCCCGGGCCGGGCGACGGCGCAGCACTGGACAACATTGCAGTACTGAACAACAGTGCAGTACCGGATGACAGTGCAGTGCTGGACAGGTCCTGCCTCACCGACCTCGCCGATCAGCTCGCCTCACCCGAAGCGGCGGCCCAGTTCGCAGCCGTGTTTGTGGAGATGCTGCCCGAACGGGTGCAGGCCATCGAGGAACCCTTGGCGGACATCCGGGTACAGGCAGCCCGCACAGCGGCGCTGTCCCTCGGTTCGTCGGCCGCGATGATCGGCGCCCAGCAGCTGGTCCGTGATGCCGGGCTGATCAACCAGCACCTCAAAACGGGCTCGCTCGACGCGGCCCGCGAAGTAGCGGCACGGCTGAGCGCCGACGCCGCAGCCGTGGCCGCTGCCATCGAAGACTTGCTCGCCGGACAGTAGCCGTCCGTACAGTCGTGTCAGGACGGACGACGGCGGCGGGTCAGGACGGGAGCGTCAGGACCGGCGCGTCAGGACAGGGCAGCCGCGGGCACCAAGCCGTAGCCCACTCCGCGCACGGTCCGGATGATCTGGGTGTCGGAGCCGCCGGCGCGGATCTTCCGCCGCAGGTTGCCGACGTGGACCTCCACCAGGTGCTCGTCCGTGGCCCACTCATCGCCCCACACGCGCCGCAGCAGGGATTCCTTGGTCCACACCCGGCGCGGCGCCCCAACGAACGCCGCCAGCAGATCGAACTCGGTCCGGGTCAGCACAACCTCGTTGCCGGCCACGTGGACAGTCCGGGACTCCGTGTCCACACGAACGGGCCCGTGGACGGTCGCCTCGGAATCCGCCTCGGCCTCAACGGCCGGCTGTTCCGGCTCCGCAGCCGCCAGCTCGGCAACCGCTGGAGCACCGCCGTCGGGAAACCCCGGACGGGGACGCCGGAACATGGCGGTGATGCGCGCACCCAGGGCACGGGGGCTGAACGGCTTGGTCACAAAGTCGTCGGCGCCGATCTGCAGGCCCAGGAGCTCATCGATTTCCTCCACGCGGGCGGTGATCATCACCACGTAGGCGTCGGAGAACTCGCGCAGCCGCCGGCACACTTCGGTCCCGTCCAGGTCCGGCAGGTTCAGGTCGAGGGTGATCAGTTCCGGCTGGTGTTCCCGGATTCGAGCGAGACCGTCCATGCCGTTTCCCGCCACCACCACGTCGAAGCCCTGCATGCTGAGCGTCCTGTTCAGCAGCATCTGGATGTCTTTGTCGTCTTCAACAACTACGGCCCTGCGGTTGGCGGTTTCATGTCCCATGATGCCTAGCATTCCAGATAAGGCCACCCTCACCAGCCACCATGTCGGGGAATCGCGGACATTCTTGAAGAAACCTTGAACTGTCCCCCGGCAGGTGTTGAAGCGCGTGGCCCAGAATTGAAACAAGCAACCACAACGGAAGGCAGCAGCGGAACATGGGCACGTCAAGGCACGCAGGCGCAGCACGGCATCTCCGCCGTCTTGTTGCCGGTTTCGTCGTGGCCCTCTTCCTCGCAGCCACCCCCGCCATGGCCCAGGCCGCTTTCAGGGCCACAGCCTCCGCACCGTTCACCACGTCCACCTACGTGATCGCTGCTCCGGCGTCCATCGGCGGCACCTACTCCTGCGACACCAGCCGCCCCTACGGCTCCACCATCAACGTCACCAGCTTCGGCAAGGTGCCGCGCGCCACGGCCTACCAGCTCACCCTCATCGCGCCCGACGGCACCTCGCTGACCCAGTCCGCCACCGCGAACGCAAACACCATCACCATGACCAAGCCCTCCTCCCTCAGGAACGGCACCTACACGTACGAGCTCAGCGCCCTCGTGGGGACCTGGACCGGCACTCCCTACCGGGGTACCTACACCTGCTGACCG
It encodes the following:
- a CDS encoding zinc metalloprotease, producing MTQTHGGPPPEAGRPPSRVTVAQEPPGQTTTAGAHLPARADGVQLLGTAEGSGYREPPALVRRADGQTLQLTRLLYLVLEAADGTQDLEGIARHVSEGSGRLVSADNVRTLMDSQLLPMGVLRLADGSQPEVRKSNPLLGLRFRYIVSDPERTRRITAPFAVLFHPLLVVAVAAAFLASCWWVLMVKGLGSATHEAFEQPALLLLILAVTILSAGFHEFGHAAATRKGGATPGAMGAGLYLLWPAFFTDVTDSYRLGRGGRIRTDLGGLYFNAIVAVAIMGVWWATGFDALLLVVVTQILQMVRQLIPLVKYDGYHILADATGVPDLFQRIKPTLLGILPWRWGNPESKVLKPWARAVVTVWVLVTVPVLLFSMVMMVLSLPRLLATGWASVGKQQEMLLASLADGDVLGAAVRGVAIVIVAIPVLGLLYIVVRLLRQLVTGLWKKTRGKALQRTAAMTAVAVLLGGLAWAWWPDGGTYRPVQAYERGTLGDATRAILPVRERGELREGGTGQTVALWPAGATKPTRDNPQLSMVLVPVGAGAGGAAGAAGGTAAAAPAAPSWVFPFDRPAAPEADGNQALAVNTTDGSVAYSVAFALVWAEDGAPVTTANEAYAFANCSGCAAVAVGFQVVLVVGQTDVIVPENLSAAANYNCLDCLTYALASQLVLTLDGPLDGDSKQQLEALWLKIAEYGRNIRDVPLSEIQATLNGFKEQITAIVKGSPAADGTSVATTPPSAGPSGGPSSVPTSSSAPDGRPTVPAGAPAETFAPGPAATPVPTAPASQPAGGGQPTSSVDNATPAPTVGSGAGETVAPAPTTGG
- a CDS encoding peptidoglycan-binding protein, giving the protein MDNQMRPLTDEELLQEQATALPDKEVASVLDLNADLDLGINAAAPIDLAVAANANVAAPIDAAASANILSYGSDAQALSTQDAAIDQGITADANAESQQDSVIGQGDGATDTAAGTGTTDAGTTDGAADAVSALPGTDAVTDAAGALNGNLLNVDVNLDADAAIAAPINGAVAANANVAAPIDAAVAANVGSIDSQAYAISDQSATISQHIDGTADANAGQTSDLQQ
- a CDS encoding TasA family protein, with amino-acid sequence MGLANSPQAAPAGHHERITIMGLNLKSTTGKVLASTALVAAAASVAGLGTYGAFTSTTSASETVASGTVNVALGATGAANRLSVAASGLVAGDTVQRAVTLSNTGNQNLSAITLTTAASPSSKLDTDTVNGLQLTVDACSVPWTEAGTSPAFTYTCSGTVTQVLAPRAAVGANMALAGLNSVTSAAADNLRVTVTLPSSADNTFQGLSSTVGFSFTGTQRTATSK
- a CDS encoding signal peptidase I, which gives rise to MTTQTQSYPGRRRAATTPSYPTAAAITRAAKRTAKLAGKVLMVGIMVVATAAFLFLAVGPRVFGYQTSTMLTGSMSPLINPGDVVVSVPTPVTDLKVGDIVTYHIPVEDQRIETHRITDVTHAGTSTTIQTKGDANNGADPWTATMAEDHAFTTVAVIPHLGDAIRALRSPVVGKVLLYGAPAVLVLLLLTSIWSKPKESTGSAKGTAVPATIPS
- a CDS encoding Hpt domain-containing protein, giving the protein MTKVPAGGPERPGPGDGAALDNIAVLNNSAVPDDSAVLDRSCLTDLADQLASPEAAAQFAAVFVEMLPERVQAIEEPLADIRVQAARTAALSLGSSAAMIGAQQLVRDAGLINQHLKTGSLDAAREVAARLSADAAAVAAAIEDLLAGQ
- a CDS encoding response regulator transcription factor, whose amino-acid sequence is MGHETANRRAVVVEDDKDIQMLLNRTLSMQGFDVVVAGNGMDGLARIREHQPELITLDLNLPDLDGTEVCRRLREFSDAYVVMITARVEEIDELLGLQIGADDFVTKPFSPRALGARITAMFRRPRPGFPDGGAPAVAELAAAEPEQPAVEAEADSEATVHGPVRVDTESRTVHVAGNEVVLTRTEFDLLAAFVGAPRRVWTKESLLRRVWGDEWATDEHLVEVHVGNLRRKIRAGGSDTQIIRTVRGVGYGLVPAAALS